In a genomic window of Salmo salar unplaced genomic scaffold, Ssal_v3.1, whole genome shotgun sequence:
- the LOC123736410 gene encoding guanine nucleotide exchange protein smcr8a, which translates to MIGAPDVVAFTKEDDFGEVGYPDPRVVPEEFSVPLFPSNNNANPWTKTSYAKFTKDFILISEFSEQVGPQPLLTIPDDPKVFGTFDLNYFSLRIMSVDYQASFVGHPTGSGYPRLRPRS; encoded by the exons ATGATTGGTGCCCCAGATGTGGTGGCGTTTACTAAAGAGGATGATTTTGGGGAGGTAGGGTACCCCGACCCCCGGGTGGTACCAGAGGaattctctgtccctctgttcccaTCGAACAACAACGCCAACCCCTGGACCAAGACCTCGTACGCCAAGTTCACTAAGGACTTCATCCTCATATCAGAGTTCTCCGAGCAG gtgggCCCCCAGCCTCTGCTCACCATACCTGATGACCCAAAAGTGTTCGGGACCTTTGACCTGAACTACTTCAGTCTGAGGATCATGTCTGTTGACTACCAGGCCTCGTTCGTAGGGCACCCTACCGGCAGCGGATACccacgactcag gcctcgttcgtag